A window of the Rhizobium brockwellii genome harbors these coding sequences:
- the lpxD gene encoding UDP-3-O-(3-hydroxymyristoyl)glucosamine N-acyltransferase yields the protein MEQNVFFLPHEGLKLAELAEFLGAELASSDHADLIVRSVAPISRARAGDVCYILSRRNRDELATCEASAVICDKALADLVPPHIPVILSSNPHAAFAMAGGLFYPAALRPVVFSGESEIAPSAVIDPSAKLEKGVIVEPLAVIGAHAEIGEGTRIGAHCIIGPSVKIGRDCSIAAGASILCALLGNGVIIHNGARIGQDGFGYAPGPRGMIKIVQIGRVIIQDNVEIGANTSIDRGTMDDTVIGEGTKIDNQVQIGHNVQIGRHCAIVAQVGIAGSAKIGNGVQIGGQVGIKGHVTIGDGVQIAAQSGIMTDLAAGGQYGGTPGRPLNDYLRDVAQQMSKTKLRGTKPGGKQND from the coding sequence ATGGAGCAAAACGTTTTTTTTCTGCCCCATGAAGGTCTGAAGCTCGCTGAGCTGGCAGAGTTTCTTGGGGCGGAACTTGCTAGTTCCGACCATGCCGATCTTATCGTCAGGTCCGTTGCCCCCATCAGCCGGGCCCGGGCGGGCGATGTCTGTTATATCCTGTCGCGTCGTAACCGCGATGAGCTGGCGACATGCGAAGCCTCGGCAGTGATCTGCGACAAGGCGCTCGCCGATCTCGTACCCCCCCATATCCCGGTCATCCTGTCGTCCAATCCACATGCGGCTTTCGCGATGGCGGGCGGCCTGTTTTATCCCGCGGCGTTGCGCCCGGTCGTCTTTTCCGGTGAAAGCGAGATCGCGCCAAGTGCGGTGATCGATCCGAGCGCCAAGCTTGAAAAGGGCGTGATCGTCGAGCCGCTGGCCGTCATCGGAGCGCATGCCGAGATCGGCGAAGGGACGCGCATCGGCGCCCACTGCATCATCGGTCCGAGTGTCAAGATTGGCCGGGATTGTTCGATTGCGGCCGGCGCCAGCATTCTCTGCGCGCTGCTCGGTAATGGCGTCATCATCCACAACGGCGCCCGCATCGGCCAGGATGGTTTCGGTTATGCGCCGGGCCCGCGAGGCATGATCAAGATCGTCCAGATCGGCCGAGTGATCATCCAGGATAATGTCGAGATCGGCGCCAACACCTCGATCGACCGTGGCACCATGGACGATACGGTCATCGGCGAAGGCACCAAGATCGACAACCAGGTACAGATCGGCCACAACGTTCAGATCGGCCGCCATTGCGCCATCGTTGCGCAGGTCGGCATCGCCGGCAGCGCGAAGATCGGCAATGGCGTTCAGATCGGCGGCCAGGTCGGTATCAAGGGGCATGTGACGATCGGGGACGGCGTGCAGATCGCCGCCCAAAGCGGTATCATGACCGATCTTGCTGCCGGCGGACAATATGGTGGTACACCTGGGCGCCCGCTGAATGACTATCTGAGAGATGTCGCGCAACAGATGTCAAAGACGAAGCTGCGCGGGACGAAACCTGGAGGCAAGCAAAATGACTGA
- the fabZ gene encoding 3-hydroxyacyl-ACP dehydratase FabZ translates to MTEEATTTLSSADIIEIMKLLPHRYPFLMVDKIIEIDGDNTAIGIKNVTVNEPHFTGHFPESPIMPGVLLIEGMAQTAGAICAKKDGQPGNLVYFMTIENARFRKPVVPGDRVEFHVRKHKQRGNIWKFHCDAKVDGALVAEADIGAMIVRKDQA, encoded by the coding sequence ATGACTGAGGAAGCCACGACAACGCTTTCTTCGGCTGACATCATCGAGATCATGAAACTGCTGCCGCATCGCTACCCGTTTCTCATGGTCGACAAGATCATCGAGATTGACGGCGACAACACGGCGATCGGCATCAAGAACGTCACGGTGAACGAACCGCATTTCACCGGTCATTTTCCGGAATCTCCGATCATGCCCGGCGTTCTCTTGATCGAGGGCATGGCCCAGACTGCGGGTGCGATCTGTGCCAAGAAGGATGGCCAGCCAGGCAACCTCGTCTATTTCATGACCATCGAGAATGCGCGCTTCCGCAAGCCCGTCGTACCCGGCGATCGTGTTGAGTTCCATGTCAGGAAGCACAAGCAGCGCGGCAATATCTGGAAATTCCATTGCGACGCCAAGGTCGACGGCGCCCTTGTCGCCGAAGCCGATATCGGCGCGATGATCGTTCGTAAGGATCAGGCATGA
- the lpxA gene encoding acyl-ACP--UDP-N-acetylglucosamine O-acyltransferase, protein MSTIAESARIHPMAVVEDGATIGEGVKIGPFCHVGSHVVLNANVELLSHAVVTGRTVVGKGTRIFPMAVVGGDPQSVHHGGEETTLTVGANCTIREGVTMNTGTADFGGQTIVGDNNLFLANSHVAHDCRVGNHVIMSNNVMLAGHVVIEDRVILGGGSAVHQFTRVGRQAFVGGLSAVSYDVIPYGMLNGNPGLLSGLNVVGMTRAGVDRAVIHRVRRAYKSIFEGPGSVRENAATIREEYADCEQAVHILDFIAADSDRALSSPTRGQKG, encoded by the coding sequence ATGAGCACTATCGCCGAAAGCGCCCGCATTCATCCGATGGCTGTCGTCGAAGACGGCGCGACCATCGGTGAGGGCGTCAAGATCGGTCCCTTCTGCCATGTCGGGTCGCACGTCGTCCTCAATGCGAATGTCGAGCTTTTGTCGCATGCGGTCGTGACTGGCCGCACCGTGGTCGGCAAGGGCACACGCATCTTCCCGATGGCGGTCGTTGGTGGTGATCCGCAGAGCGTGCATCACGGTGGCGAGGAGACGACGCTGACGGTCGGCGCCAATTGCACGATCCGCGAGGGCGTGACGATGAATACGGGCACGGCCGATTTCGGCGGCCAGACGATCGTCGGCGACAATAACCTCTTCCTTGCCAATTCGCATGTCGCGCATGACTGCCGGGTGGGCAACCATGTGATCATGTCGAACAACGTCATGCTCGCCGGCCATGTCGTCATCGAAGATCGCGTCATCCTGGGCGGCGGCTCGGCCGTTCACCAGTTTACCCGCGTCGGCCGTCAGGCCTTCGTTGGCGGGCTCTCGGCAGTGAGTTACGACGTCATTCCCTACGGTATGCTGAACGGTAATCCCGGGCTGCTGAGCGGCCTCAACGTCGTCGGCATGACGCGCGCCGGCGTCGACCGCGCCGTCATTCACAGGGTGCGGCGCGCCTACAAGTCGATCTTCGAAGGACCGGGCTCCGTCCGCGAAAACGCCGCCACCATCCGCGAAGAATATGCCGATTGCGAGCAGGCGGTCCACATCCTCGACTTCATCGCCGCCGACAGCGACCGCGCCTTGTCCTCGCCAACCCGCGGGCAGAAGGGCTAG
- a CDS encoding LpxI family protein, giving the protein MTLSGDTAAGRLAIIAGGGLLPSYVAEAARAAGENPVIVALKDESDRRWEGYDHAVIGVGDFAALEGLLNRYGIGRVVMSGSVRRRPEWREVRPTLRTLMKMPAVIRTLLSGGDDTVLQMVIRLIEGNGRRVVGAHEIAPDLLAYVGPLGAAAPGEEDRRDIRRAADAAEMLGRLDVGQGAVAIGGRIVALEGLEGTDEMLERVAGLRAAGRISPRRRGALVKLCKPQQDIRADLPAIGVSTVLNARKAGLAGVAVEAGRSLVLDRAAVIKAADEAGLFVCGIDRGLPAWGLE; this is encoded by the coding sequence GTGACTCTTTCCGGCGATACCGCTGCGGGCCGGCTGGCGATCATCGCCGGCGGCGGCCTTCTGCCTTCCTATGTCGCCGAAGCTGCGCGCGCGGCGGGCGAAAATCCCGTCATCGTCGCGCTGAAGGACGAAAGCGACCGGCGCTGGGAAGGGTATGACCATGCCGTCATCGGCGTCGGCGATTTTGCAGCTCTCGAGGGCCTCTTGAACCGCTACGGCATCGGCCGTGTCGTCATGTCCGGCAGCGTGCGGCGCCGGCCGGAATGGCGCGAGGTGCGCCCGACGCTGCGCACGCTGATGAAGATGCCGGCCGTGATCCGCACCTTGCTGTCCGGCGGCGACGATACGGTGCTGCAGATGGTGATCCGGCTGATCGAGGGAAACGGCCGCCGGGTCGTCGGCGCTCATGAGATCGCTCCCGACCTTCTTGCCTATGTCGGTCCGCTTGGCGCTGCAGCGCCTGGCGAGGAAGACCGACGCGATATCAGGCGCGCAGCCGATGCCGCTGAGATGCTGGGCCGGCTCGATGTCGGCCAGGGTGCTGTCGCCATCGGCGGGCGCATCGTCGCGCTGGAGGGTCTTGAGGGCACGGACGAGATGCTGGAGCGTGTCGCGGGTCTCAGAGCCGCCGGGCGCATCTCGCCGCGCCGCCGTGGCGCACTCGTCAAGCTCTGCAAGCCGCAACAGGATATCCGTGCCGACCTGCCAGCGATCGGCGTTTCCACGGTTCTGAACGCGAGGAAAGCCGGCCTTGCCGGCGTCGCCGTCGAGGCCGGCCGCTCGCTGGTGCTCGATCGCGCCGCCGTCATCAAAGCCGCCGATGAGGCTGGGCTCTTCGTCTGTGGCATCGACCGCGGCCTCCCGGCATGGGGGCTTGAATGA
- the lpxB gene encoding lipid-A-disaccharide synthase yields the protein MNGAPLKIAVIAGEVSGDLLGADLIAALKRIHSGPVELVGVGGEGLQAEGLRSLFDFSELSIMGITQVLSRLPKLYTLIRQTTAAIIAARPDILLIIDSPDFTHRVAKRVRTALPDLPVVNYVCPSVWAWKEYRATRMLAYVDHVLAVLPFEPATMRALGGPETTYVGHRLTADPALLEARRQRAMRTPVEGAGKAILMLPGSRSSEIAKLLPFFEDAAKELVARNGPMRFLLPTVPHNEALVKGLVAGWATPPEVAVGPAQKWKALAEADAAMAASGTVILELALAGVPTVSVYKTDWIIRLLARRIKVWTGALPNIIADYAVVPEYLNEIVRGASLARWMERLSADTFQLKAMNEGYDLVWQRMQTETPPGEHAAEILLDVLKKKKPGRF from the coding sequence ATGAACGGGGCGCCGCTGAAGATCGCCGTCATTGCCGGCGAGGTGTCGGGGGATCTGCTCGGTGCCGATCTCATCGCCGCCTTGAAGCGAATTCATAGCGGACCGGTGGAGCTCGTCGGCGTCGGCGGCGAGGGGCTGCAGGCGGAAGGCTTGCGATCCCTGTTCGATTTCTCCGAGCTGTCGATCATGGGCATCACCCAGGTGCTGAGCCGGTTGCCAAAGCTCTATACCCTGATCCGACAGACGACGGCTGCCATCATCGCCGCAAGGCCGGATATTCTTCTTATCATCGACAGCCCGGACTTCACTCATCGCGTCGCCAAACGTGTCCGCACCGCGCTGCCCGATCTGCCGGTTGTCAATTATGTCTGTCCGAGCGTCTGGGCCTGGAAGGAATATCGCGCCACGCGCATGCTCGCCTATGTCGATCATGTGCTCGCCGTCCTGCCCTTCGAGCCGGCAACAATGCGTGCGCTCGGCGGGCCTGAGACCACCTATGTCGGCCATCGCCTGACCGCCGATCCGGCGCTGCTCGAAGCGCGGCGGCAGCGCGCCATGCGCACACCCGTCGAGGGAGCCGGCAAGGCGATCCTGATGCTTCCTGGATCAAGATCCTCCGAAATCGCCAAACTGCTTCCGTTTTTCGAGGATGCGGCCAAAGAACTTGTCGCCCGCAACGGCCCGATGCGATTCCTGCTGCCGACCGTGCCGCACAACGAAGCGTTGGTGAAGGGGCTCGTCGCCGGCTGGGCCACGCCGCCGGAGGTGGCGGTCGGGCCGGCGCAGAAATGGAAGGCCCTTGCCGAGGCGGATGCGGCGATGGCAGCTTCCGGCACGGTGATCCTCGAACTCGCCCTTGCCGGCGTGCCGACGGTGTCCGTTTACAAGACGGATTGGATTATCCGCCTGCTCGCCCGGCGCATTAAGGTGTGGACGGGCGCATTGCCCAATATCATCGCCGATTATGCCGTCGTGCCGGAATATCTGAACGAGATCGTCCGCGGCGCCAGCCTGGCGCGCTGGATGGAGCGGCTATCGGCCGACACGTTCCAATTAAAGGCGATGAACGAGGGTTATGATCTCGTCTGGCAACGCATGCAGACCGAAACACCGCCCGGCGAGCATGCCGCCGAGATCCTTCTCGACGTGCTGAAAAAGAAAAAACCCGGTCGTTTCTGA
- the gltA gene encoding citrate synthase yields MTDQSATIKIGDKSVDLAVKSGTIGPSVIDIGALYKNTASFTYDPGFTSTASCESKITYIDGDEGVLLHRGYPIEQLAEHGDFLEVCYLLLYGELPTTVQKKDFDYRVTHHTMVHEQMSRFFTGFRRDAHPMAVMCGCVGALSAFYHDSTDITDPHQRMVASLRMIAKMPTLAAMAYKYHIGQPFVYPKNDLDYASNFLRMCFAVPCEEYVVNPVLARAMDRIFILHADHEQNASTSTVRLAGSSGANPFACIAAGIACLWGPAHGGANEAALNMLTEIGTVDRIPEYVARAKDKNDPFRLMGFGHRVYKNYDPRAKIMQKTTHEVLGELGIKDDPLLEVAMELERIALTDEYFIEKKLYPNIDFYSGITLKALGFPTTMFTVLFALARTVGWIAQWNEMIEDPEQRIGRPRQLYVGEPKRDYIPVSKR; encoded by the coding sequence ATGACGGATCAAAGCGCTACAATAAAAATCGGTGACAAGTCTGTCGACCTTGCTGTCAAAAGCGGCACGATCGGCCCGAGCGTCATCGATATCGGTGCCCTCTACAAGAACACGGCTTCCTTCACCTACGATCCGGGTTTTACCTCGACCGCATCCTGTGAATCGAAAATCACCTACATCGACGGCGACGAAGGTGTCCTGCTGCATCGCGGTTATCCGATCGAGCAGCTCGCTGAGCACGGCGACTTCCTCGAGGTCTGCTACCTCCTGCTTTACGGCGAACTGCCGACCACCGTGCAGAAGAAGGATTTCGATTACCGCGTCACGCACCACACCATGGTGCACGAGCAGATGAGCCGCTTCTTCACCGGCTTCCGCCGCGATGCGCATCCGATGGCCGTCATGTGCGGCTGCGTCGGCGCTCTGTCGGCCTTCTATCATGACTCCACTGACATCACCGATCCGCACCAGCGCATGGTCGCCAGCCTGCGCATGATCGCCAAGATGCCGACGCTTGCCGCCATGGCCTACAAGTACCATATCGGCCAGCCCTTCGTTTATCCGAAGAACGACCTCGACTATGCCTCGAACTTCCTGCGCATGTGCTTTGCCGTGCCTTGCGAGGAATATGTGGTCAATCCGGTGCTTGCCCGCGCCATGGACCGCATCTTCATCCTGCATGCCGATCATGAGCAGAACGCCTCGACCTCGACCGTCCGTCTCGCCGGTTCGTCGGGCGCCAACCCGTTCGCCTGCATCGCCGCCGGCATTGCATGCCTCTGGGGGCCCGCTCACGGCGGTGCTAACGAAGCAGCCCTCAACATGCTGACGGAAATCGGCACGGTCGACCGCATTCCGGAATATGTCGCCCGCGCCAAGGACAAGAACGATCCATTCCGCCTGATGGGCTTCGGTCACCGCGTCTACAAGAACTACGATCCGCGCGCCAAGATCATGCAGAAGACGACGCATGAGGTGCTCGGAGAACTCGGCATCAAGGACGATCCGTTGCTCGAAGTGGCGATGGAGCTGGAGCGCATCGCGCTCACCGACGAATATTTCATCGAGAAGAAGCTCTATCCGAACATCGACTTCTATTCCGGCATCACGCTGAAGGCGCTGGGCTTCCCCACGACCATGTTCACCGTGCTCTTCGCGCTCGCCCGCACCGTCGGCTGGATCGCGCAGTGGAACGAGATGATCGAGGATCCGGAACAGCGCATCGGCCGTCCGCGCCAGCTTTATGTCGGCGAACCGAAGCGCGACTACATTCCGGTTTCGAAGCGCTGA
- a CDS encoding ComEC/Rec2 family competence protein, giving the protein MQELTTVELRPEAGASLADTAGFSPPAVVTWPARTQSATPWRHRLPAAASQSLRAGMRMLSEEADHGRLLLFSPVFLGAGSAFWFLAASDFPLVASLLCLLVLTVAVLIASRSRAALRATLMALSLVACGMVSAQFESRRASTVILDSSVTTTVTGRVERREGDGRGRWRYILAVTGTEAPEVKRPPARITAIARGADAAFEIGDIITGRARLTPPAGPALPELNDFSFGAYFDGIGANGFFYGAPTKVDLQAGPQAARSTVEALLEGLYRLRSGIGDRIRSILPGDTGAFAAALVTDERRAISDATTEALRQSGLAHIIAISGLNMALSAGIFFVGFRMLLSLFPGIAEAYPTKKIAAAGALIAVTAYFLISGFAVSAERAFIMMAIMLIAVFFDRPSISLRNVALSALVILAISPSEVLGPSFQMSFAATLALVSGYQLWKDRRVRENAFLKLSIIRPFVTVAGFFGGVFLTSLIGGFSTALFSIEHFHRLTAYGLPANLATMPIISFIIMPAGLLAMLLMPFGLDVLPWKVVGFGLDLVIAVAKTVSGWGGNIDVGRLPAWYFAVAVAGFLLLTLLRTRLRHAGTSIIAVATLILLLLPVPRPPDLVISEDGSLVAVVEAAAMASNRERPPDFIFDQWQRALVLPKHDPPKMLDGPAIPPVGEDHRVKLSRDQQNEARSAMRAAAAAGEANRFSCVKKAWCTSRLGNGRVVAVIDNAAYLGPACDAADIIVTSVRLRFNSCRSGATLFTGETLRRAGSVELRFTDAGLEVATAFDALSRPWMRHRAYDWRSNSFTESGLTDVSDSGE; this is encoded by the coding sequence ATGCAGGAGTTGACGACAGTCGAATTGCGGCCGGAAGCAGGCGCCAGCCTTGCCGACACCGCCGGTTTTTCTCCGCCTGCCGTGGTGACTTGGCCGGCAAGGACGCAGTCGGCGACACCGTGGCGCCACCGGCTGCCGGCAGCAGCCTCGCAATCGCTGCGTGCCGGCATGCGCATGCTGAGCGAAGAAGCGGACCATGGCCGCCTGCTGCTGTTCTCGCCGGTCTTCCTCGGCGCCGGCTCAGCCTTCTGGTTTCTTGCGGCATCGGACTTCCCCCTCGTTGCATCGCTGCTCTGCCTGTTGGTGCTGACCGTGGCGGTTCTCATCGCCAGCCGCAGCCGGGCGGCGTTGCGGGCAACGCTGATGGCGCTTTCGCTCGTGGCCTGCGGCATGGTCTCGGCGCAGTTCGAGAGCCGGCGGGCTTCGACCGTGATCCTCGATTCATCAGTGACGACGACGGTGACCGGCCGCGTCGAGCGGCGCGAAGGCGACGGTCGCGGGCGGTGGCGCTATATTCTTGCCGTCACCGGCACGGAGGCACCGGAGGTGAAGCGGCCGCCGGCGCGTATAACCGCGATAGCCCGCGGCGCGGACGCGGCCTTCGAGATCGGTGACATTATCACCGGCAGGGCACGGCTGACGCCGCCGGCAGGGCCAGCGCTTCCTGAGCTCAACGACTTCTCCTTCGGTGCCTATTTCGACGGCATCGGCGCCAACGGCTTCTTCTACGGTGCGCCGACCAAGGTCGATTTGCAGGCAGGTCCGCAGGCCGCCAGATCGACGGTGGAAGCGTTGCTTGAAGGGCTCTACCGGCTGCGCAGCGGCATTGGCGACCGGATAAGATCGATCCTGCCCGGCGACACCGGCGCTTTTGCCGCTGCACTCGTGACGGACGAGCGGCGCGCCATTTCGGATGCGACGACGGAGGCGCTGCGCCAGTCTGGTCTGGCTCATATCATCGCCATCTCCGGTCTCAACATGGCGCTGTCGGCCGGCATCTTCTTCGTCGGCTTCCGGATGCTGCTCAGCCTCTTTCCCGGCATTGCTGAAGCCTATCCGACGAAGAAGATCGCGGCAGCCGGCGCGCTCATCGCGGTCACCGCCTATTTCCTGATCTCCGGCTTTGCGGTCTCTGCCGAACGCGCTTTCATCATGATGGCCATCATGTTGATTGCCGTCTTCTTCGACCGGCCGTCGATCAGCCTGCGCAATGTCGCGCTCTCGGCGCTCGTCATCCTCGCCATTTCACCCTCCGAGGTCTTGGGGCCGAGTTTCCAGATGTCCTTTGCCGCGACATTGGCGCTGGTATCGGGCTATCAGCTGTGGAAGGACCGGCGCGTCCGCGAAAACGCCTTTCTAAAGCTGTCGATCATCAGGCCCTTCGTTACGGTTGCGGGCTTCTTCGGCGGCGTCTTCCTGACCTCGCTGATCGGTGGTTTTTCCACCGCGCTGTTTTCGATCGAGCATTTTCATCGCTTGACCGCCTATGGCCTGCCGGCAAACCTCGCGACAATGCCGATCATCTCCTTCATCATCATGCCGGCCGGCCTGCTGGCGATGCTGCTCATGCCCTTCGGTCTGGACGTTTTGCCTTGGAAGGTCGTCGGATTCGGCCTCGATCTGGTGATCGCGGTCGCCAAGACGGTGTCCGGCTGGGGTGGCAATATCGACGTCGGCCGCTTGCCCGCATGGTATTTCGCGGTCGCCGTGGCAGGCTTTCTGCTGCTGACGCTGCTCCGCACCCGGTTGCGCCATGCCGGCACATCGATCATCGCGGTCGCAACGCTCATCCTGCTGCTTCTACCGGTTCCCCGGCCGCCGGATCTGGTGATTTCGGAGGATGGCAGTCTCGTCGCGGTGGTCGAGGCGGCAGCAATGGCTTCCAACCGTGAAAGACCACCGGATTTCATCTTCGACCAGTGGCAGAGAGCGCTGGTCCTGCCGAAGCATGACCCGCCGAAGATGCTGGATGGTCCTGCTATCCCTCCGGTGGGAGAAGACCACCGCGTCAAGCTTTCCCGCGATCAGCAGAACGAAGCGAGGTCCGCGATGCGGGCGGCCGCAGCGGCCGGTGAAGCAAACCGCTTTTCCTGCGTCAAGAAGGCCTGGTGCACATCAAGGCTTGGCAATGGTCGTGTGGTTGCTGTCATCGACAATGCCGCCTATCTCGGCCCGGCATGCGACGCGGCCGATATCATCGTGACGTCGGTCCGCCTGCGTTTCAACAGCTGCCGCTCAGGTGCGACGCTCTTCACCGGCGAGACGCTGCGCAGGGCCGGATCCGTCGAGTTGCGCTTCACGGACGCCGGCCTGGAGGTCGCAACCGCATTCGACGCATTGTCGCGACCATGGATGCGCCATCGCGCCTATGACTGGCGCAGCAACAGCTTTACCGAATCCGGCCTAACCGATGTCAGTGATAGCGGCGAATGA
- the lexA gene encoding transcriptional repressor LexA encodes MLTRKQQELLLFIHERMKESGVPPSFDEMKDALDLASKSGIHRLITALEERGFIRRLPNRARALEVIKLPEAYSPSIQPRRGFSPSVIEGSLGKPQPIASPAPAKPVADNGNSVSVPVMGRIAAGVPISAIQNNTHDIVVPADMLGSGEHYALEVKGDSMIDAGIFDGDTVIIRNGSTASPGDIVVALVDDEEATLKRFRRKGASIALEAANPAYETRIFGPDRVKVQGKLVGLIRRYH; translated from the coding sequence ATGCTCACGCGCAAACAACAGGAGCTTCTCCTTTTCATTCATGAGCGCATGAAAGAATCCGGCGTTCCGCCATCTTTCGATGAAATGAAGGATGCCCTGGACCTCGCCTCGAAGTCCGGGATTCATCGCCTGATTACGGCGCTCGAGGAGCGAGGCTTCATTCGCCGCCTACCGAACCGCGCCCGCGCGCTTGAGGTCATCAAACTTCCGGAGGCCTACAGCCCCAGCATCCAGCCGCGGCGCGGCTTTTCGCCGAGCGTCATCGAGGGCAGCCTCGGCAAACCTCAGCCGATCGCCTCCCCTGCTCCCGCAAAACCCGTCGCCGACAACGGCAACTCGGTCTCCGTGCCGGTCATGGGGCGAATCGCTGCCGGTGTGCCGATCTCGGCGATCCAGAACAACACCCACGACATCGTCGTTCCGGCCGACATGCTCGGTTCCGGTGAACATTATGCGCTGGAGGTCAAGGGCGATTCGATGATCGACGCCGGCATCTTCGACGGCGACACCGTGATCATCCGCAATGGCAGCACCGCAAGTCCTGGCGACATCGTCGTTGCTCTCGTCGACGATGAAGAGGCGACACTGAAGCGCTTCCGCCGCAAGGGTGCCTCGATCGCGCTGGAAGCGGCCAACCCGGCTTACGAGACCCGGATTTTCGGGCCGGACCGCGTCAAGGTGCAGGGCAAACTCGTCGGCCTCATTCGCCGCTATCACTGA
- a CDS encoding VOC family protein: MNEHSAKPHPLDHVVLPVVNINLARERLGKLGFTVAADARHPFGTENACVFFADKTYLEPLGIASVEESEASARQGNVFTARNRAFRFRCGAEGLSGLAFGSKDAGIDHQNFVGNGSSAGEILQFTRPMTMPDGTETIAGFKLAFAGDLRAPDLLLFTVERVNPLPADRAALETHANGVTGIVEIALCAPEPAAFAAFVSFAVAQSAVEKTGFGVNIAASNAKINLMTPEGLEAYFDISGSSADRGLRGRAILFTVADLAVTEAHLAANGVTYARKNNRILVKPAPGQGTLFAFEETR; this comes from the coding sequence ATGAACGAGCATTCCGCCAAACCGCACCCGCTGGATCATGTCGTACTGCCGGTCGTCAATATCAATTTGGCGCGCGAGAGGCTCGGCAAGCTCGGCTTCACCGTTGCCGCCGATGCGCGCCATCCCTTCGGAACGGAGAATGCCTGCGTCTTCTTCGCCGACAAGACCTATCTGGAGCCGCTCGGGATTGCGAGTGTCGAGGAGAGCGAGGCATCGGCGCGCCAAGGCAATGTCTTCACCGCCCGCAACCGGGCGTTCCGCTTCCGCTGCGGCGCGGAGGGGCTTTCGGGGCTGGCTTTCGGCAGCAAGGATGCCGGCATCGATCATCAGAATTTCGTCGGCAACGGATCGAGCGCCGGAGAGATTCTGCAGTTCACCCGGCCGATGACGATGCCGGACGGTACCGAGACGATTGCCGGCTTCAAGCTAGCTTTTGCCGGCGACCTGCGCGCGCCTGATCTCCTGCTATTTACCGTCGAGCGCGTCAATCCGCTACCGGCCGACCGCGCCGCGCTGGAGACGCATGCCAACGGCGTCACCGGCATAGTCGAGATCGCGCTTTGCGCGCCGGAACCGGCCGCCTTCGCCGCCTTCGTCAGCTTCGCCGTGGCGCAATCGGCAGTCGAGAAAACCGGTTTCGGCGTCAATATCGCGGCGTCGAATGCAAAAATCAACCTGATGACGCCGGAAGGGCTGGAGGCCTATTTCGACATCTCCGGATCATCCGCAGATCGCGGCCTGCGCGGCCGGGCAATCCTCTTCACTGTGGCCGATCTTGCCGTGACAGAAGCGCATTTGGCTGCTAACGGGGTGACATACGCGCGCAAGAACAATCGCATTCTGGTGAAGCCCGCGCCCGGGCAGGGCACGCTCTTCGCCTTCGAGGAAACACGATGA
- the kdsA gene encoding 3-deoxy-8-phosphooctulonate synthase, whose protein sequence is MSTDTNSEVRIGEGEGQVTFSNTGRLSLIAGPCQMESRDHAFMVAGTLKELCGKLGIGLVYKSSFDKANRTSLSAERGIGIEKGMEVFADLKKEFGFPVLTDVHTAEQCAEVAKVVDVLQIPAFLCRQTDLLIAAAKTGRVVNVKKGQFLAPWDMKNVLKKLNASGNPNVLLCERGASFGYNTLVSDMRSLPIMAAMGAPVVFDATHSVAQPGGQGDSSGGQREFVETLARAAVAAGIAGVFVETHQDPDNAPSDGPNMVYLKDMPRLLEKLLAFDAVAKA, encoded by the coding sequence ATGAGCACTGATACGAATTCCGAAGTCAGGATCGGTGAAGGCGAAGGCCAGGTCACCTTTTCCAATACCGGCCGCCTGTCGCTGATTGCCGGTCCCTGCCAGATGGAGAGCCGCGACCACGCCTTCATGGTTGCCGGCACGCTGAAGGAGCTTTGCGGCAAGCTCGGCATCGGCCTCGTCTACAAGAGCTCCTTCGACAAGGCGAACCGCACCTCGCTGTCGGCCGAACGCGGTATCGGGATCGAAAAGGGCATGGAGGTCTTTGCCGACCTCAAGAAGGAATTCGGCTTTCCCGTCTTGACCGACGTTCATACCGCCGAGCAATGCGCGGAGGTGGCAAAGGTCGTCGATGTCCTGCAGATCCCTGCCTTCCTCTGCCGCCAGACCGACCTTCTCATCGCCGCCGCCAAGACCGGCCGCGTCGTCAATGTCAAGAAAGGCCAGTTCCTTGCTCCCTGGGATATGAAGAACGTTCTGAAGAAGCTCAACGCCAGCGGCAATCCGAACGTGCTGCTGTGTGAGCGCGGCGCCTCCTTTGGTTACAATACGCTGGTTTCCGACATGCGCTCACTGCCGATCATGGCGGCGATGGGCGCGCCCGTTGTCTTCGATGCCACCCATTCCGTGGCGCAGCCGGGCGGGCAGGGCGATTCCTCCGGCGGTCAGCGGGAATTCGTGGAAACCCTGGCGCGCGCAGCAGTGGCTGCCGGTATTGCCGGCGTCTTCGTCGAAACCCATCAGGACCCCGACAATGCCCCTTCCGACGGCCCGAACATGGTCTATCTCAAGGACATGCCGCGGCTTCTCGAAAAGCTGCTCGCCTTCGATGCGGTCGCCAAGGCTTGA